The Candidatus Thermoplasmatota archaeon genomic sequence GTCGACGGGCCACTCGTCGAGCGTGGCCTGCCGCAGCGCGGCGTCCGAGAGGTGCGTGGCCCGGACGCCCAAGAGCCGCACGGTGGCCGGCGGCGACAGCGCGTCGGAAAGAAGGTCCCGCGCCGCGGCTCGAAGGACGCCGGCCTCGGCCGTGGGCCGCGTAAGCGTGCGCGCGCGCGTGAACGTCGTGAAGTCCGCCAAGCGCACTTTGAGAGTGACCGTGCGCGCAAGCAGCCGCTCGTCCCGCAGGCCCTGCGCGATCTCGTCGCAGAGCGCGTCGAGCGTCTGCCCCCACCGCGCCGGATCGGATTCGTCCCGCTCGTAGGTCGTCTCGGACCCCAGGCTCTTACGCTCCCACACCGCCACGACGGGCGACGGGTCGATCCCGCGCGCAAGCTCGGCCAAGCGCGGGCCGAAGCTTCCAAAGGCGGCCGCAAGCTTGGCAGGGGCAACGCGGGCGAGCTCGCCGCAGGTGCGAACGCCCATGGCCGCAAGGGCGGATTCCGTCTTCGGGCCCACGCCCGGAATCTTGCGCGCCGGAAGCGGGGCGAGGAACGAGGCCTCCGCGCCTTCGGGCACCACGGTGAGCCCGCGGGGCTTTCGCATGTCCGTGGCGATCTTGGCGACGAGCTTCGAGGCCGCCACGCCCACGCTTGCCGTGATCCTCTCCCGCGCCTCGATCTCGCGCTGGATCTTCCGCGCGAGGTCCTCGGCGGCCGCAAGGTCGGCCGTGACGCCCGTCGCGTCGAGGTAGGCCTCGTCGATCGACGCCGCCTCGACGACGGCTCCGGTCTCCCGCAGCACGTCGAACACGCGGTCGCTCACGGCTCCGTAGAGCTCGTGGCGCGGGGGAACGTAGACGCCCTGCGGGCACAGGCGCCAGGCCTGCGAGATGGGCATGGCGCTGCGGACGCCAAACTTGCGCGCCTCGTAGCTTGCCGTCGTCACGACGCCGCGGCCCGCGCCGCGCTTGGGGTCGGCGCCCACGATCACGGGAAGGCCCGAAAGCTCCGGCCGCTCGCGAACCTCGACGGACGCGAAGAAAGCGTCGAGATCGACGTGGAGGATTCGGCGGACGCCTTGCACGGCGGCAGAGTCCCACAAGAACGCTTATATCGTTTGCCACCGACCGGGGTTCGTCCATGAGCCGGGCCGCAGGCATCGTCGTCGTCCTTCTTGCCGCCGCCTTGGCCGGCTGCGTGGCGCCCGCGGATGCTCCAGCACCGGATTCGGCGGCTCCGGCGGCCCTGCTCCGGCCGCTGTCGGTTCCCGCGTTCGACGGGGCCCGTTTCGTCGCGGAGCTCGAAGCGTTCGTGGACGCCTTCCCGCAACGGCAGCACAACCTGCCCGACCACCTGGGTTCCCGCGACGCGCTGGCGGTCGCGCTGGCCGAGGCGGGGCTTGCCGTGTGGCGGCAGAGCTTCGAGGGCTCGCGCGTGCCGGGCGAGAACGTGTGCGGCCTTGCGATCGGACTCGTGGAGCCCACCGCGTGGATCATCGTCGGCGCGCACTTCGACACGATCACCACCGGCGAGCGCCGCCTGGGCGCCACAAGCCCGCTTGCGGCCGCAAGCCAGGGCGCCTACGACAACGGAGCCGGCACGCGAATCGTGCTCGAGCTGGCGCGCGCGTTTGCCCGGCAGGACCTGCCGCGCTCCGTCGCCTTCTGCTTCTTCGACCTCGAGGAGTGGGGACTGGAGGGAAGCGAGGCCATCCATCGCGCCATCCGTCCCGGATCGGCAAGCTTCCCGCACGCGGTCGAGCGCGTGCACGCCATGCTCAACTTCGACATGTTTGGCATCGTGTGGCCGGTGCGAACGCCCGTCGTGGCGATCACGAACTCCGAGACCCTCTTCGCGTTTGGTCGCGAGGCGGCGCGGGCCGCCGCCGTGCCGGAGGACCTCTACGTGCGGGGCTCGGGCAACGACGTCGGAGGCTCCGACCACGAGCACTGGATCGAGGAAGGCGTGCCCACGTTGTACTTCTCCAGCCAATTCGACCACCTCGGCGCCCCCACGCCCGTCCCGCACCCGTTTCCGGTCCCCTACACGCCCGTCGGCGCCTACCCGTTCTGGCACCAGGCCGACACGATGGAGACTCTCACCGCCATGGCCGGTGGTCCCGACATGCTGCGCGCAAGCTTCGTGACGGCCCTTGCCGTCTCCGCCGGGACGCTCGCGCAGGCCTTGCAAGCCGACGCGCTCGATCCCCGCTAGGGTGCGCGGAACCGCAGCCAGAGCCCAAGGAGCGGCCCGGCGCAGGACGCGCCCACCACGTTTGCGCCCACGACGATCGCGTCGCCCACGGGCGCCCCGTAGGCGATCACAGCGTCATGCCAAAGCCCAGAACGAGCGTCATGGCCGGCACCAAGCCCGCACCTAGGCCCGCGCGAAGCGGTAGAATACGCGCCCGTCGGGAAGGTTCACGATCCGGAGACGGACCCGTTGGCCGATGCGGAGCTGCTCGTGGGTGGCGCCCTCGATTCGCGAGAGGATCCGAAGCGTGCGCCCGGGCGCCTTGGCGGAGCCGGCGGTTCCGCTGGGCCCCGCGGAGCCGATGGGCTGGGCGGCAAGCTCGACCACGGCGATCGTAAGCGGCATGTCCCTCTCCATGCCGTAGGGCGCTCCCTTGAGGAGAGCCGTGTGCGCAAAGACCGTGCCCTCGGAGGGAAGCTCCACCCATTCGAGGTCCTCCGACGAGCAGTCGGGGCACACGGCGCGCGGCTGCCAGTGGAGCGCCAAGCAGCGCCTGCATCGTGTCGTCGTGAGCTTCCCCGCGCGAAGGTTGTCGAAGAACGGGTGGATGCGCGTGTGCTCGGCGCCCTGGAGCGGATAGAAGTCGAGAAGGTACGGAAGCTCCGCGGCCGGGTTCGGGACGACCGAGGTCATGTCAGGCCCCCCCTCGGCGCGTCGCCGTAGATCAGGATGCTGTGCGCGTTGGCCGAGCCGGACAGGTTGTGCGCAAGCGCCACGCGAGGCTCCTCCACCTGGCGCTCGCGGGGAACCTTGCCCTGGAACTGGCGCACAAGCTCGACCGCCTGCGCGACGCCCGTCGCGCCGATGGGGTGCCCGCGCCCCAAGAGTCCGCCGTCCGTGTTCACGGCCACCTCGCCGCCGACCATCGTCTGGCCGTCCCGGATGAACGCGGCGCCCTTGCCCTTCTCGGCAAAGCCGAGGTCCTCCGTGAGGATGATCTCGCTGATCGTGAAGCAATCGTGGATCTGCGCGACGTCCACGTCGCGCGGCGAGGTCCCCGTGAGCGCGTGCGCCTCCTTCGAGGCCCGCCGCGCCGCCTCCCACGTGGTGTAGCTCGGGAAGGACGCGAGGTTGTGGCCCTCCACCGCCTGCGCGCCGCCCCACACGTACATCGGCCGGTCTGTCAGCCGCCTCGCGCGCTCGGCCGTGGTCACGATGACGCCGGCCGCGCCGTCGGTGATCCCGCTGCAGTCGAGCAGCCGAAGCGGCGGGGCGATCTCGACCGACGACTCGATCTTCGCCTTGTCGAAGGCCTTCGGGTAGTGCGCGTAGGGGTTCGTCGCCGCGTACCGGCCCGCCTTGACGCGCACCTGCGTGAGGTCGTCGCGCGTCGTGCCGTACTCGTGCATGTGCCGCTGCGCGCACAGCGCAAAGAACGGGGGCGCCGAGGCGCCGTGCACGCCGTCCCATTCGCGGTCGAGCACGCAGGCCATGCTGCTTTGGATCTCGGCCGGGTTGGGGATGTTC encodes the following:
- the dinB gene encoding DNA polymerase IV, whose amino-acid sequence is MQGVRRILHVDLDAFFASVEVRERPELSGLPVIVGADPKRGAGRGVVTTASYEARKFGVRSAMPISQAWRLCPQGVYVPPRHELYGAVSDRVFDVLRETGAVVEAASIDEAYLDATGVTADLAAAEDLARKIQREIEARERITASVGVAASKLVAKIATDMRKPRGLTVVPEGAEASFLAPLPARKIPGVGPKTESALAAMGVRTCGELARVAPAKLAAAFGSFGPRLAELARGIDPSPVVAVWERKSLGSETTYERDESDPARWGQTLDALCDEIAQGLRDERLLARTVTLKVRLADFTTFTRARTLTRPTAEAGVLRAAARDLLSDALSPPATVRLLGVRATHLSDAALRQATLDEWPVDVAESPWRPVVRDRSSWF
- a CDS encoding M28 family peptidase, which codes for MSRAAGIVVVLLAAALAGCVAPADAPAPDSAAPAALLRPLSVPAFDGARFVAELEAFVDAFPQRQHNLPDHLGSRDALAVALAEAGLAVWRQSFEGSRVPGENVCGLAIGLVEPTAWIIVGAHFDTITTGERRLGATSPLAAASQGAYDNGAGTRIVLELARAFARQDLPRSVAFCFFDLEEWGLEGSEAIHRAIRPGSASFPHAVERVHAMLNFDMFGIVWPVRTPVVAITNSETLFAFGREAARAAAVPEDLYVRGSGNDVGGSDHEHWIEEGVPTLYFSSQFDHLGAPTPVPHPFPVPYTPVGAYPFWHQADTMETLTAMAGGPDMLRASFVTALAVSAGTLAQALQADALDPR
- a CDS encoding OB-fold domain-containing protein, whose protein sequence is MTSVVPNPAAELPYLLDFYPLQGAEHTRIHPFFDNLRAGKLTTTRCRRCLALHWQPRAVCPDCSSEDLEWVELPSEGTVFAHTALLKGAPYGMERDMPLTIAVVELAAQPIGSAGPSGTAGSAKAPGRTLRILSRIEGATHEQLRIGQRVRLRIVNLPDGRVFYRFARA
- a CDS encoding 3-ketoacyl-CoA thiolase, which produces MRDVAIVGGGVTKFGVRAATWKELVQEAGKATFEDVPGLDRKEVDSLFVGAAEPERFAFQSHVAPLAAEQVGVKPWRMIQRVELACASGQAAIRSAWLAVATGLSDVSLVLGVEKMNIPNPAEIQSSMACVLDREWDGVHGASAPPFFALCAQRHMHEYGTTRDDLTQVRVKAGRYAATNPYAHYPKAFDKAKIESSVEIAPPLRLLDCSGITDGAAGVIVTTAERARRLTDRPMYVWGGAQAVEGHNLASFPSYTTWEAARRASKEAHALTGTSPRDVDVAQIHDCFTISEIILTEDLGFAEKGKGAAFIRDGQTMVGGEVAVNTDGGLLGRGHPIGATGVAQAVELVRQFQGKVPRERQVEEPRVALAHNLSGSANAHSILIYGDAPRGGLT